The window CAAAAATTTGATTCTGTTTTCCTAATCGGCGATGAAATATCAAAATTTAGTAATTTATTTAAAGCTAAAACCCATACTTTCATTCATACTCAAGAATTAATTGACAGTAAATATCTTACGGAAATTGAAAATCAAATTATTTTACTCAAAGGAGCAAGAAAATTTGAAATTGAAAAAATAAAAGATGTACTTGAGCTAAGAAAGCACGACACGGTTTTAGAAATCAATCTTAATGCGCTTCTGCATAATATTAATTATCATAAATCTTTGCTTAAACCAGCCACAAAAATGATGGCAATGGTAAAAGCAAATGCTTACGGATTAGGAAGCTATGAAATTTCAGAATTTCTACAGCATCATCATATCGATTATTTAGGAGTTGCTTTTGTTGATGAAGGGGTTGAACTGCGAAAGAAAGGTATTACGGTTCCTATTGTTGTGATGAATCCTGAACAACATAGTTATGATACGGTGATTCAATATAATCTAGAACCGGAAATATACAGTTTCCGTGTTTTAGAATTGTTTTATGAAGCTCTACAAAAATCAGGATATGACAAAAACTACCCTATCCATATTAAACTGGAAACAGGAATGCATCGTCTTGGTTTTAAATATTCTGAACTGGATGATTTAATTGAAATTTTAAATAAAACTACCCTAAAAGTTCAAAGTGTTTTCAGCCATCTTTCATCTTCAGATATACCGGATGAAAAAGAATTCACTTTGCATCAACTGGAAACTTTTGAGAAAAATTCATCTTATTTAATTGAAAAACTAGACTACAATCCTATCCGACATATTCTCAATTCATCAGGAATTACAAACTATACCAATCATCAATATGACATGGTAAGAATTGGGATTGGAATGCTGGGTGAATCACCTAATAACGAAATACAGAAACAGCTACATTCTGTGGTAAGCTTTAAAACCGTAATCTCTCAAATTTCTTTAGTAGAAAATGGAGAATCGGTAGGATACAGCAGAAGATTTAAACCCACTCATGCAACAAAAATTGCCACAATTCCTGTAGGTTACGCAGACGGAATTCCTAGATTAATAGGAAACCAAATAGGAAATGTAGGTATCAATAAAACTTTAGCACCCATTGTTGGAAGCATTTGTATGGATATGATGATGATTAATGTAGACCATATTCCGAATGTAAAAGAAGGTGATACCGTCACTGTTTTCAATGCAAAACCAAGCCTTAAAGAATTTGCAGACTATTGCAAAACCATTACTTATGAAGTATTAACCTCCATTTCACCACGTGTAAAACGGATTTATGTAAAAGATTAACTATGAGAAAACTCCTGACTTTTCTATTCGCATTTCAGCTTCTTTTGATACAGTCTCAGGTAAAAAAAGATTTGGTGATTCCTAAAAATCCTAGAATCGGGCTTTCACTTGCTGGAGGCGGAGCTAAAGGTTTTTCACATGTAGGAGTTCTCAAAGTATTAGATTCTTTAGGAGTAAAAGTAGATTATATCTCGGGCACAAGTATGGGGGCTATCGTTGGAGGTTTATACGCTTCAGGATATTCTGGTAAAGAGATTGAAAAAATTGTGATGGATACTGATTTCTATTCGTTAATCCGAGATCCGAAATCAAGAAAAGAAAGTTCTTTTTTCAATAAATCTGTAGACAAATATCTTTTTTCTATTCCTTTAAAAAATGGAAAAATCACCCTACCCTCTTCTATCAGTTCAGGACAGAAGAATGTTTATCTTTTGAAAGAATTATTTAAAAATGTTTCCAACGTTAATGATTTCTCAAAACTTCCTATTCCATTTATGTGTGTTGCCACCAATCTTGAAAGTGGAAATATGCAAATTTTTGAAAGTGGAGATCTTGTACAATCTATTATGGCGAGCTCAGCCTTTCCATCATTAATGGATCCTGTGAAAATTGGTGACAGCATTTATATTGACGGAGCAATGACCGTTAATTATCCTTCAAAACCTCTAAAAGATAAGGGTATTGATATTGTAATTGGTGTCGATTTAAATCAGGATTTATCTAAAAGAGAAGACTTGAATAATATCATTTCAATTCTTAATCAGGTAATCGACTTCGGCATTCAAAAAGATACGAGAAGACAGTATAAACATACTGATATCAATATAAAACCCAACCTTACCGGAATGACTGCTACAAGCTACGACGACAAGAAAAAAATTCTTGATAGCGGCTATGTAGAAGGATTAAAATATGCTGCCATATTAGACCAATTACCTAAGCGTGAATTTGACCGCCTCAGACAGGCCGCAAATCCGATATATTCTAATGTATACAAGATTGACAGCATTTCAATAGATGGTGGTAAAATATACGGCAAAAACTATGTTCTCGGTAAAATGGGTCTTCGTCTTCCCTCTTTACAAACTTATGGAAGCATTAATAAAGGCCTAGACAAATTGGTTGCTACCAATAATTACCGCTTCATAAATTACGATATTGTTACAGAAAATAATTTTAATTATCTCAAATTATATGTGACCGAAGATGAAGCCAGACATTTTTTGAAACTAGGACTCCACTATGATGAAATTTTCAAAACCGGACTTTTACTAAACTATTCAGCCAAAAGACTTTTATTCAAAAATTCAAACCTTTCTCTAGACGTAATTGTCGGAGATAAACCAAGATATTATTTAAACTATTTCATAGACAACGGCTACATTCCAGGCTTTGGTATTTACTCTTCAGGAATGAGTTTCGATTTAAAAAACAGCTCAAATATTAATGCTGATAGATGGGATTGGTTACGAAACGAAGTTTACATACAATCTGTTTGGAGAGATAAATTTGCAATCGGAACAGGGTTAAGTCACGACTATTTCGAAGCTGATATCAATGGCTTAAATAAGCGATACAACCGATTTTTAAATCCTTATGTTTTTCTAAAAAGCGATACACAAAATGACCGTGATTTCCCAACAAAAGGATTCTACCTTAACGCTGAAGGAAAAGTAATCGATTTAATGAAATCTGAAGTTGAAAAAAGATTAATCCAGATAAAAGCTGATGTGAGAGTTAATCTTCCAATCACAAAACAGCTAAGTTATCATCTTAATCTTTATGGTGGAATTACGATTGGTGAAAATCTTCCGGAATATTATCAATACAGATTGGGAGGAATATTTGAGCAGAATATCATCAATTTCAAAAACTTTTCAGGATTTTATTTTGCACAGCTCAATACCAATAATGTAGTTTCAGTTTCAAATGATCTTCAGTTTAAATTTTATAAAAACTTATTCTTAAGCGGAAATTTTTCTTTCGCAAACCTTTCTGATGATATCAGTTTTGAAGATGCTGTAAAAGTAAATTACAGCTCTGTAGGAGGTACTTTGGGGTACAAATCTCCATTCGGACAAATAAAACTGAACTTCAGTCATTCATTAAAAAATAATCAAAAAGGCATATTCAGTGTGATTTTAGGGCACTGGTTTTAAAAAAATGATACAATTCTTTTACGAAAATTTACCAGAATCGGTAAATACAGAATACACAACTTGGCTGAAAGATATTATTCTTTCAGAGGACAAAAAATTGGGAGAAATCAATTATATATTTTGCGACGACGAATATTTATTGAAAGTAAATCAAGATTATCTACAACACGATTACTACACAGATATTATCACTTTCGACTATGTGAAAGGCAAAACAATAAGCGGAGAGATTTTCGTATCTTTGCAGCGCATTTTAGACAATGCTTCTACCCTATCCAAAAATTATGAAGAAGAACTCAGAAGAGTCTTAGCACATGGAATTCTTCATCTTTGCGGGTATAAGGACAAAACAGAAGAAGAAGAAAAGTTGATGCGAAATAAAGAAGATTTTTATATCGCAAAATATAAATAAATCTTTTAGAAGCTTATTCCCGCTCTCCGCACTCGATATTTTCTTTTTAAAAAGAAAATGAGCTCAAACAAATGCTGCGATCGGGGCTAAATAAATTTCACTACAAGCAATTTTAGTTTGTAAATTAAAACAATGTTTCACGTGAAACATTTATATGTAAAATTAAAATTTAAGGCTTAAAATAAGCAATAAAATATGATTTCAGAAATATATGATGTAATTGTAGTCGGAGCAGGTCACGCAGGTTGTGAAGCCGCTGCCGCTGCTGCCAATTTAGGTTCAAAAACTTTATTGGTTACAATGAACATGCAAACCATCGGACAGATGAGTTGTAACCCGGCGATGGGGGGAATCGCAAAAGGACAAATCGTAAGAGAAATTGATGCGATGGGTGGCTATTCAGGAATTATTGCAGACAAATCTGCAATTCAATTTAAAATGCTTAATCTATCAAAAGGTCCTGCAATGTGGTCTCCAAGAACACAAAACGACAGAATGCTTTTTGCAGAAGAATGGCGCTTTGCCTTAGAAAACACCCCCAACCTAGACTTTTTTCAGGACATGGTTAAAAGCCTAATTATTGAAAATAATAAAGCAGTTGGTGTTGTAACTTCTTTAGGAATTAAAATAAAATCTAAAGCTGTTGTTTTAACAAACGGCACATTTCTTAATGGTCTAATTCACGTTGGAGACAAACAATTAGGAGGCGGAAGAATGGGTGAGCCAAAAGCTTTTGGTATCACCGAACAATTGGTTTCTCTAGGTTTTGAAGCAGGAAGAATGAAAACAGGTACTCCACCGAGAGTAGATGGAAGAAGCCTCGATTATTCTAAAATGGAAGAACAAAAAGGAGATCAAAATCCTCAAAAATTCAGCTATTTAGATAGTCCTAAATTAACCAAACAATTAAGCTGCCACATCGTTTATACCAACGAAGCAGTACATGATATTTTACGTGAAGGTTTTGATAGAAGCCCAATGTTTAATGGTACAATTCAAAGTTTAGGACCAAGATATTGCCCAAGTATTGAAGATAAAATAAATCGTTTTGCAGAAAGAAACAGACATCAATTATTCGTAGAACCGGAAGGTTGGAAGACTGTAGAAATTTATGTGAATGGTTTTAGCTCGTCTCTTCCTGAAGATGTTCAGATTAAAGCAATGAGACATATTCCAGGATTCGAGAATGTAAAGGTATTCCGTCCGGGCTATGCTATTGAATATGACTACTTCCCTCCTACTCAGTTAAAGCATACTTTAGAAACAAAATTAGTAGATAATTTATATTTTGCAGGTCAGATAAACGGTACAACAGGATATGAAGAAGCTGCCGGACAAGGTTTGATGGCGGGTATCAATGCACACAATAAAGTTCATGAAAAGGATGAATTTATCCTTAATAGAGATGAAGCATATATTGGTGTTTTAATTGACGATTTAATTACAAAAGGTACAGAGGAACCTTACAGAATGTTTACTTCAAGAGCTGAATACAGACTTCTTTTAAGACAGGATAATGCAGATATCAGACTAACTGAAAAAGCATACCACCTAGGCTTAGCAAAAGAAGAAAGATTAATAAAAGTTACAGAGAAAATAGCTAAAAGTCAGGAACTTGAAACGTTTTTACGAGAAACTTCTTTAAAGCCAGGAATTATCAATCCTGTTCTTGAAAGCATGGAAAGTAATCCTGTAGATCAGGCCTACAGAGCAGCACAATTTCTTACAAGACCTAATATTACCCTTGAAAAACTGGAAGAAATTGATTTTATAAAAGAATTTTCTTCAAAATACAATGATGAAGTAAGAGAACAGGCTGAAGTAAATATCAAGTATAAGGGTTATATTGAAAAGGAAAAAGAAAACGTTGCAAAGCTTAATCGTTTAGAAAATGTAAAGATTCCTGAAGATTTTGATTATTTAAAGATATCAAGTTTATCTTCAGAAGCTAAACAAAAAATGAATAACGTGAGACCAAAAACGGTAGCACAAGCAGGAAGGATTAGCGGTGTTTCACCAGCCGATATCAACGTTTTACTAATCTATTTAGGCCGTTAAACATAAAATGTTTCACGTGAAACATTTATAAAATAAAAGCGAAAATTAAGATGTTTATGAGCGTATTAAAACAACTCTAAATATCTTAATTTTTAATTTAAAAGAATATAACTCAATGAAAATAAAAGATCATTTTCTTACTCAGGAAATATTTGAAATAAAAGAAACAGAGACAAAAGGAGTATTCAAGACCTCCCCTATTCCATCGAATATTTCTAAATATTATGAAAGTGAAGATTACATTTCTCATCATCAGGATTCAGGAGGTTTAAAAGAAAAACTGTACAAATTTTTACAATCTTTTAATTTACAGTATAAAAAAACAATTCTTTTAGACAGAATAAAAAAAGGTTCAAAAGTATTAGATTATGGTTGTGGTGCAGGAGAATTTGTAAAATATATAGAAAATGACTTTGAAGTTTTCGGTTTTGAACCAAATGCTGATGCCAGAAAAGCTGTACAAAATAAAATTTCAAAAGCTACAATCTTAGATAATATCAATACTATAGAAGATAAAAGCTTAGATGCAATTACACTTTGGCATGTATTCGAGCACGTGGAAAATCAAGATGAGATGTTGGAAATTTTTAATAAAAAATTAAAAGAAAAAGGTTTACTCATTATTGCTGTTCCCAACCCCACTTCTTACGATGCAAAACATTATAAAGAATTTTGGGCAGCCTATGACGTACCGAGACATATTTATCATTTTTCTAAAAATGGAATGGAAAATTTAATTTCTAAAAAACCAAATTGGAAATTGAGAAAAATAAAACCTTTGGTATTAGATTCTTATTACATCTCCATGTTGAGCGAAAAATACCAAAAATCACCACTTTTTTGGCTTAAAGCAGTAATTCACGGAACAATTTCTAACATAAAAGCTCTTTTTTCAAACGAATTTTCAAGTTTGATATACATCATTGAAAAAAGATAGAAAATCGATTTTTAACCCATTTATAGAGGTTGATTTTTGATGATTTTCGCTTAAAAATAAAAACTCGAGACAGTGTCTCGAGTTTTTTTATTTTATTCAACAACTCCCCTACTCTATTTACTAATCATCGATTTTTTCTAAAAATTAGAATTTTAAAAATTAAATACTCCATTTCTTAAAATATTAGCAATACGCTAATAAATTAGTTTATTAATCAAGATTAGAAATAAATTCCAGCAAAAACAAACCGCTTGAGAATCTCGCAAAATTTTTTAAGTTATGAAAAGCACAGTACAGAAGATTGAAAACAGCATTGCATGAAAAAATAAAATACTAAAAATTATATATTTTACTTTTCTGGATTACTTTGATTTATTTTTAAAATAATGATAAAACTAAAGATTCAGATTAAGCCTCTGAGAATCTCATAGAAATTTTTAAACAAACACAAGTACAGTACAGGAGATTTAAAATAGCACAAACAGAAACCAAAATAATCAAGAATTGTAAATTTTACTTTTCTGAATCAAGTTTGATAATTTGGAAATAATTACAAACTCAAATAAAGTCCCTGAGAATCTCATAGATTTTTTTTAACAAACACAAGTACAGTACAGAAGATTTAAAATAGCATTAACTGAAAAAAGAAGATATCAAGAATTATATATTTTTTTTTTTGAGATTAAATAATGGAGATTTGAAAATATGGAAATAATTTCGAGTTCAAATAAAGCCCCTGAGAATCTCTTAGAATATTTTAGACTAACATAAGTACAGTACAAGAGATTCAAAAAAGCACTAAAAGAAAAAGAAGATAGTAAGAATTATATACTTTACCTTTTTTCAATTAGATTATGAAGATTTGAAAATAAAGAAATATTGACGAGTTCAATTAAAGCCTCTGAGAATCTCATAAAATATATTAGATTGGTACTAATACAGTAAAACAGCAGGAGAAAGCAGTAAAATTATCTAAAATACAGTCTGTAACCTGGGTAGAAATACTAAGAATATTTATCTTAGTAAGAAATTATGTTAAAATTGAAAGTCTGCTATGTATTATCACAGACTTTCAAATATTTTTATAAATTTAGTTGTTTATCGCAGCAACTCCGGGAAGTTCCAGACCTTCTAAACTTTCAAGCATAGCACCACCTCCAGTAGAAACATAGCTCACCTTATCAGCGTAACCAAACTGCTTTACAAAAGCAACACTATCCCCTCCCCCTACAAGAGAAAAAGCGCCTAATTTAGTAGCTTCAGCTATACTTTCACCAAGAGCAACCGTTCCTGCAGCAAAGTTTGACATTTCAAAAACTCCGATAGGTCCGTTCCATAAAATAGTTCTGGAATTTAAAAGCACATCATTAAACTGATCTCTAGATTTTACACCTGCATCAAGTCCCATCCATCCTTCAGGAATTTCGTAAATATCAACTTCTCTCCTATCAGCATCATTGTTAAAGCTTTCAGCAATAATTGTATCGGAAGGAAGATAAACTCTTACATTATTTTCTTTAGCTTTCCCTAAAATTTCTAGAGCTAAAGGTAATTTATCTTCTTCAACTAGTGAATTCCCGATTTTACCTCCCAAAGCTTTAATAAATGTGAAGGCCATACCTCCACCAATGATTAAATTGTCGACAGCAGGTAAGATATTTTCAATAATTGTAATCTTAGTTGAAACCTTAGAACCACCAAGTATAGCAGTAACCGGTTTTTCACCACTTTTCAAAACTTTATCAATAGCTTTAAGCTCATTAGCCATCAATAAACCGAAAAATTTAGTTGAATTAAAGAACTTAGCAATCACAGCTGTTGATGCATGAGCCCTGTGTGCAGTACCAAAAGCATCATTTACATAAGCATCTCCCAACTTAGAAAGTTGCTCAGCAAAACCTTCGTCACCTTTTTCTTCCTCATTATGAAAACGTAAGTTCTCTAATAATAAAATATCACCAGGTTGAAGTTCAGCAGCAGCCTTTTCAGCTTTCTCACCTATCGACTCTTCTACAAACTTTACTTCTTGCCCTAAAACAGCAGAAACCTCTTCTAAAATATTTTTAAGAGAAAACTCATTTTTTACTTCTCCTTTGGGTCTTCCAAGATGCGTCATTAAAATAACAGAACCTCCATCTTTAATAATTTTTTCAACAGTTGGTTTCACAGCAACAATTCTTGTATTGTCTGTGACTTTTAGTTGATCATCCTGCGGAACGTTGAAATCTACTCTTACCAGGACTTTTTTATCTTTAAAATTGAAATCGTTAATTGTTTTCATACTTAAATCTTTTTTTTTTGCGTTGCGAAAATATTTCGTTGAATTGAAATTTCAAATTTTCAAACCTAGAAGCATTTCGCAAATAATTTTGAATTTTAGTTTCACAAATGTAAGATTTTAAAGTCTCGCAAAAAATCGAATCTTTTAAAAGTTTTCAAAAATTTCCCCACAGAGCTTCATCCACCAATCACCACTATCATCTTTTTTTTTTAAAGAAAGAATGAATACTGTTGTTGAGTGTTGTGAGTTTCGGGGATAACTTTAATGATAAAACTTGATAACATCTAATTTATCCGTAACTAAGATTTAATTCACATTTTAAAATGCTGAAAATCTGTTTTTTCACCTACTTACTAACAATTATGGATAACTTTTCCACTATTCTAATTATGAATAACTGATTTATGGAAAAGCTAAGGATTGCTCTGAAAAAAGTTTTTAAAAATTTTTACTCAAATATTAGGAAGTAATTTTCATTACAACTTTTTTCTAAGAAAAAAAATATTATTTTTTACAAACTTTTCCACAGTTATTAACAATGATCTTAACAATTTGTGAGTAACTAACTAACAATTTACGAGAAATGGGAAAAAATGAAAATTTAATTTTAAAAAATCTTGAAAATCAATTTGTTGTCTTTTGTATTTATCGTTTTTAAATATTTTTTAGAAGAAAACTATACTACAACCTCCTCTAAAATTAAAAAAGTAAAAATCTATTCAAACGGAAGAATCATCAAACATTTGTTCTCTGCTGATATAGCTCAAGGAAAGAATTTCATCATTATCACAGAATTTGGGAGATACAAGGGTATAGATATTTCGTCTTTGAAACCTGATTAAAAGATTAATCTTATTCGCTAAGAATCTTACAATAACAATTACGCAGAAAAACTAGGAAAAAATAAAAACTTTTGACCTATAAATGACAGGATTGAGTTTTATAGAAATGCTAATAAAAAGATAGTACAGGAGCTGACTCTGATTAGAAATTCTATAAAAATTGTTCAGAAAAACCAAACATGGGAAAACCCTTCTTCTCCTGAAATTCTAAAAATAATTGAATTTAACCAGACTATTCTTAAAAATTTATACAAAGACGAAACTGATTTTCAGGCGAAGATCGTCAATTTTAAAGTGAATCAAGAAATTCAAAATACTTATTGGCGACCTTATATGTGATAAAATCTAACGGAATAAAATAATCACTTAAGATTTAGTTCAAAGCATAAATTCAGCAAAATCTAGGTTTAGAATTTAAATATTACTATAAACTAATAAACTAAAGATTTAGTTTTTAAGATAAGTCTTATGAATTTTATCGTTGGTTTTAGATACGGAACGAGATTATTATTTTCCAATTAAGCATTTCAAAGAACACAAAATAATGAGGTAAGCTCGAAATGTACTGCTGAAGTTTCCGTTTTTGAAGGTTCAAAAATTTCACAAAAGCGGTAAAAACTCAAATATGTTTGGATAAGAGTGTGGTTCTTCCTTCAGATGTTGAATTGACAGAAGATTTAAATGAGTTTGAAGTAACAACTAATTATAAATATTTTGCAACTCCAAAATTGGAAAATAAGACTTTCCTTCAGGTTTCTATAAATGATTATTCAAGTTATAAATTTTTACCAAAAATCGCTGACATTCTTATGGAACATGTACAGATTGGTACTGTGAATATTGACACCAATCAAAAGACGAGTGAAACGCTGATAAGTCTTGGAAGCAATCCAAATATTCTTACCAAAAGAGGGTTGTTAAAACAATAAACTAAAATTTTAGGTGAGAAAGTTTAAAAGCTACGCTTATGAAATAGCCATTAAGAGTAATAAAGACACTGCTATTAACCTTGAGATGAAAGAGCAGATTCCGCTTTTAACGGCTGAAAATATAAAATTGAAGCCATTAATCCCGATAAAGCAGATTATGATAAAAGTACAGGTTTTCTAATCTTGAATTTTAATATAAAACCTAATGAAACAAAGAAGATTAAATTTGGATTTAATGTAACTTTGCCAAAAGATGTAAGGACTGGAGATATAAAATAAAAGTAAAAATAAATTTAAAAGTAGAAAATGAAAAGAAAAATTGCTATTGCAGCGGATCATGCGGGTTTTGAGTATAAAGAATATTTGAAACAGCAGTTACAAGATGAATTTGAAATTCAGGATTTTGGAACTCATTCTCTTGAAAGCGTAGATTATCCTGATTTTGTACATCCTGCAGCTTCTTCTGTAGAAAATGGAGAGAATGAACTAGGAATTTTGGTATGTGGAAGCGGGCAAGGCGTACAGCTTTCTGCAAATAAACATCAGGGAATTCGTTGTGCACTCTCTTGGATGCCAGAAATTGCGGCTTTATCTAAACAACATAATAATGCCAATATGGTTGCTTTACCTGCAAGATTTGTAGCTAAAGAATATGCTTTGGAAATTGTAAAAACTTTTTTGAATACAGAATTTGAAGGAGGAAGACACCAAAACAGAGTAGACAAAATTGCATTCTGCTAAATTGATAAAGGCTTGTAAATCAAATTACAAGCCTTATTTATTTTTTATTTTATATATTTGCACTGTCCAACAAGATTTATCAAGTTGTTGATTCCTCCAAAATTTCAGATACTTCTCCAAAGATTATCAGAAAATTTTTCTCCCCACTTCTCCATATTTGTTTTAAATTTAACTGAAACTTACATTTTAGATTTTCCAAGTGGAAACTGGAAGTTTTGAAAGAATAAATAAAGCATAATTATGAAATTTTATTATACCTTCTTTTTCCTTTTTGCTTTTATGTGTTGTAGTGCACAGGAAATTATTGATAAAGAATCTTTCAAAAAATGCAAGAAAGAATTCAGTAAAAAGATTTGCCTTTCAGACGAAGATAGAGATGGCGTTTTATTTTATTTAGACCAATGTCCTAAAGATTCAGGCTCTGTA is drawn from Chryseobacterium muglaense and contains these coding sequences:
- a CDS encoding patatin-like phospholipase family protein, with the protein product MRKLLTFLFAFQLLLIQSQVKKDLVIPKNPRIGLSLAGGGAKGFSHVGVLKVLDSLGVKVDYISGTSMGAIVGGLYASGYSGKEIEKIVMDTDFYSLIRDPKSRKESSFFNKSVDKYLFSIPLKNGKITLPSSISSGQKNVYLLKELFKNVSNVNDFSKLPIPFMCVATNLESGNMQIFESGDLVQSIMASSAFPSLMDPVKIGDSIYIDGAMTVNYPSKPLKDKGIDIVIGVDLNQDLSKREDLNNIISILNQVIDFGIQKDTRRQYKHTDINIKPNLTGMTATSYDDKKKILDSGYVEGLKYAAILDQLPKREFDRLRQAANPIYSNVYKIDSISIDGGKIYGKNYVLGKMGLRLPSLQTYGSINKGLDKLVATNNYRFINYDIVTENNFNYLKLYVTEDEARHFLKLGLHYDEIFKTGLLLNYSAKRLLFKNSNLSLDVIVGDKPRYYLNYFIDNGYIPGFGIYSSGMSFDLKNSSNINADRWDWLRNEVYIQSVWRDKFAIGTGLSHDYFEADINGLNKRYNRFLNPYVFLKSDTQNDRDFPTKGFYLNAEGKVIDLMKSEVEKRLIQIKADVRVNLPITKQLSYHLNLYGGITIGENLPEYYQYRLGGIFEQNIINFKNFSGFYFAQLNTNNVVSVSNDLQFKFYKNLFLSGNFSFANLSDDISFEDAVKVNYSSVGGTLGYKSPFGQIKLNFSHSLKNNQKGIFSVILGHWF
- a CDS encoding phosphoglycerate kinase — its product is MKTINDFNFKDKKVLVRVDFNVPQDDQLKVTDNTRIVAVKPTVEKIIKDGGSVILMTHLGRPKGEVKNEFSLKNILEEVSAVLGQEVKFVEESIGEKAEKAAAELQPGDILLLENLRFHNEEEKGDEGFAEQLSKLGDAYVNDAFGTAHRAHASTAVIAKFFNSTKFFGLLMANELKAIDKVLKSGEKPVTAILGGSKVSTKITIIENILPAVDNLIIGGGMAFTFIKALGGKIGNSLVEEDKLPLALEILGKAKENNVRVYLPSDTIIAESFNNDADRREVDIYEIPEGWMGLDAGVKSRDQFNDVLLNSRTILWNGPIGVFEMSNFAAGTVALGESIAEATKLGAFSLVGGGDSVAFVKQFGYADKVSYVSTGGGAMLESLEGLELPGVAAINN
- the ybeY gene encoding rRNA maturation RNase YbeY, whose product is MIQFFYENLPESVNTEYTTWLKDIILSEDKKLGEINYIFCDDEYLLKVNQDYLQHDYYTDIITFDYVKGKTISGEIFVSLQRILDNASTLSKNYEEELRRVLAHGILHLCGYKDKTEEEEKLMRNKEDFYIAKYK
- a CDS encoding class I SAM-dependent methyltransferase, whose amino-acid sequence is MKIKDHFLTQEIFEIKETETKGVFKTSPIPSNISKYYESEDYISHHQDSGGLKEKLYKFLQSFNLQYKKTILLDRIKKGSKVLDYGCGAGEFVKYIENDFEVFGFEPNADARKAVQNKISKATILDNINTIEDKSLDAITLWHVFEHVENQDEMLEIFNKKLKEKGLLIIAVPNPTSYDAKHYKEFWAAYDVPRHIYHFSKNGMENLISKKPNWKLRKIKPLVLDSYYISMLSEKYQKSPLFWLKAVIHGTISNIKALFSNEFSSLIYIIEKR
- the mnmG gene encoding tRNA uridine-5-carboxymethylaminomethyl(34) synthesis enzyme MnmG; the protein is MISEIYDVIVVGAGHAGCEAAAAAANLGSKTLLVTMNMQTIGQMSCNPAMGGIAKGQIVREIDAMGGYSGIIADKSAIQFKMLNLSKGPAMWSPRTQNDRMLFAEEWRFALENTPNLDFFQDMVKSLIIENNKAVGVVTSLGIKIKSKAVVLTNGTFLNGLIHVGDKQLGGGRMGEPKAFGITEQLVSLGFEAGRMKTGTPPRVDGRSLDYSKMEEQKGDQNPQKFSYLDSPKLTKQLSCHIVYTNEAVHDILREGFDRSPMFNGTIQSLGPRYCPSIEDKINRFAERNRHQLFVEPEGWKTVEIYVNGFSSSLPEDVQIKAMRHIPGFENVKVFRPGYAIEYDYFPPTQLKHTLETKLVDNLYFAGQINGTTGYEEAAGQGLMAGINAHNKVHEKDEFILNRDEAYIGVLIDDLITKGTEEPYRMFTSRAEYRLLLRQDNADIRLTEKAYHLGLAKEERLIKVTEKIAKSQELETFLRETSLKPGIINPVLESMESNPVDQAYRAAQFLTRPNITLEKLEEIDFIKEFSSKYNDEVREQAEVNIKYKGYIEKEKENVAKLNRLENVKIPEDFDYLKISSLSSEAKQKMNNVRPKTVAQAGRISGVSPADINVLLIYLGR
- the rpiB gene encoding ribose 5-phosphate isomerase B; translated protein: MKRKIAIAADHAGFEYKEYLKQQLQDEFEIQDFGTHSLESVDYPDFVHPAASSVENGENELGILVCGSGQGVQLSANKHQGIRCALSWMPEIAALSKQHNNANMVALPARFVAKEYALEIVKTFLNTEFEGGRHQNRVDKIAFC
- a CDS encoding bifunctional UDP-N-acetylmuramoyl-tripeptide:D-alanyl-D-alanine ligase/alanine racemase codes for the protein MNYTINQIAEITNANVIGDGSLIIKNIAFDSRIIYSTKNTAFIAINTQKKSGEKFIEASIDRGITVIISEHHYPQFENITWIIVENSVEFLQKLAKYHFRNSSIKSIGITGSNGKTILKEWLYQCLWNEFPTVKSPKSFNSQIGLPLSLLQINDSHKLGIFEVGISKPNEMEKLENIFQPQIGLLTHIGTAHLANFKSEEDLIDEKIQLFKDSEVIIYNGDNSLVDKKLNILYSSKKLISYGLSDFNQVYFKNNISKDEKLVVQYFDEEISFPVHQRDEATLTNVLALITVLKELGIENQNIVEKINALKAVEMRLEAIEGIKSNIVINDSFNLDLDSLKTALQFLNEYKKPKKSLVLTDIVGVNSNSQELYEEVSELVNEQKFDSVFLIGDEISKFSNLFKAKTHTFIHTQELIDSKYLTEIENQIILLKGARKFEIEKIKDVLELRKHDTVLEINLNALLHNINYHKSLLKPATKMMAMVKANAYGLGSYEISEFLQHHHIDYLGVAFVDEGVELRKKGITVPIVVMNPEQHSYDTVIQYNLEPEIYSFRVLELFYEALQKSGYDKNYPIHIKLETGMHRLGFKYSELDDLIEILNKTTLKVQSVFSHLSSSDIPDEKEFTLHQLETFEKNSSYLIEKLDYNPIRHILNSSGITNYTNHQYDMVRIGIGMLGESPNNEIQKQLHSVVSFKTVISQISLVENGESVGYSRRFKPTHATKIATIPVGYADGIPRLIGNQIGNVGINKTLAPIVGSICMDMMMINVDHIPNVKEGDTVTVFNAKPSLKEFADYCKTITYEVLTSISPRVKRIYVKD